In Rhizobium binae, the DNA window TCCGCAGAAGAAACAGAGCAATGAGAATGGAAACTTCATGAACCTGGGTTTCTCGATTATCCTGGCGCAATGGCCGCGCTTCCTTTGGGGATTGGGTTACGACCTCTATTTCGCTTTGGCCGGCTTTGCGATCGGCTGCGTCATCGGGTTCATCTCCTACCTGGGTTCGGCCTCCCGGTTGAAACTTGCCCGAGCAGTGTCATACATTTACGTGCAAATCGTTCGCGGCTTGCCGATGTATCTTCTGCTTTTGTGGGTCTACTTCGGGCTCGCAACAAAATTCGGTTTGGCTTTGACCGGATCACAATCGATTATCATTGCCATCGCTATTATGAGCTCGGCATTTGCCTCCGAGATCTTCAGGACCGGTTACAATTCGATCGATATCGGGCAGAGCGAAGCTGGCAAGGCTCTTGGTCTTTCCGACTACCGGATTAATCGTTCTATCCTGTTTCCACAGGTCATCCGCGTCGTGATTCCGCCCCTGTTGAATGTCTTCGTTATCTGCTTCAAAGCATCGACGTACGCGGCGGTGGTCGCTGTCCCGGAGCTTATCTTCGCGGCCCAGGACATCAGTCTCAATCAATACAGGCCATTCGAAGCCTATATCTCGGTCGCGGTTCTACTGATCGCAACGATGCTGGTTTTGTCTCTTCTGGTGAAAGTCGTCGAAAACCGTCTCAATGAAAGTAGAGGGGCTTGAGATCATGAATAGCTGGTACGCGGTTCTCAACCACCTGCCCTCCATGCTTTACGGGCTTCGGTTCACTTTCTTGATTGCAATCGCTTCGCTCACGCTTTCGATCGTCTTCGGCGGGCTGATTGTATCGCTTCTCAGGAGCAAATCCGCGGCCATCCGAGTGACTGGATTTCTCTACATCCAGATCTTCCGCTCGCTGTCGCCGTATGTTTACGTTCTACTCGTTTATTTTGCGCTGGCCGGCGCAACCGGCTGGAAAATGGACCCGGTTACAGCGGCCGTCATCTCCTTGACGCTATTGAACACCGCTTATGTCGCCGAAATCTATCGGTCCGTATTGCTCACCATTGACCGCGGCCAATGGGAAGCGGCTGCCGCCATGGGTCTGTCGCACTGGAAAACCAATTCGATCGTCATCTGGCCGCAGGCGCTACGTACGGCAATTCCGCTCCTTCTGAACCAGTTCGTCGTGATTTTGAAGGATTCCGCGATCGTCGGCGTCATTGGCGTCAAAGATATTCTCTACGTCGCCAACGCTCAGGCATCCATCACCTACAAGCAGTTCGAGTATCTGACTGTCGCCGGGTTAATCTTTATCCTGATCGTCTTTGCCCTATCGCGGTTGAGCTTGAGCCTTGAGCGGCGGCTGGCCTGGAAGCACTAGGTCTTGCCTAAGCCCTCTGAAGTCTTTACGCCGACTGAAATCAAATCTGATTTTCAATTTGATCATCGTTGGAGAGTGACGCATGGCCAAGGTGGTGGCACCCGCCGCAGAAGCGAAAAGCAAACAGCAACTCGCCTACGATTATATCAAGGCGGGGATCGATCGCGGCCTCTATGCACCCAAACAACGGCTTGTGATCGACACACTTGCAAAGGAGCTATCGATTAGTCCCGTGCCGGTGCGCGAGGCAATCCGCCGGTTAGAAGCAGAGAGTCTGGTCATCTTCAGTAAAAACTCCGGCGCGATCGTGGCCGGGGCTGATCCGGATCTCTGGGCCGAACAGATGGAGTTGCTGGCAGTGCTGGAGGGTTATGTGACCGGCGCCGCCGCGCCAAGAATTACGGCCGGCGATATCAAGGAGCTTCAAAAGATCAACGAACGCATGGCAGAGGCCCTTGCTTCTTTCGACCTGTCGGGCTGGACCCAGGGAAACCTGGATTTCCATTCCGTGATCAACAGGCGGTGCCCGAACGAAACAATCGTCGAGCAGATCGCGCAACTGCGATCGCGAATTGCAATGATAAATCGCTTCATCCAACCGAGGACGGAAGCCACAATCCTGCATACGCTTGGAAAGGATAGCGGCAAGTCAACCCTTCACGGGCATGAGTGGATCATTGCGGCCTATATCGCCAAAAAGGCGCCTGTAGAAATCGAAGCGCATGTCCGCACCAATATCATTTCACTCACAGCCGAAACGCACCGTAATCTGATCGACAATCATGATCGACGAGTGAGCCGATCGCAGGGATGAAAAGTATGCCAACTGGGGAATACGATGTCGTCGTTCTGGGAAGCGGTGGCGCTGGATTGATGACTGCGCTCGCTGCGGCCTCAAGGGGTCTTTCGGTGGGTGTCTTCGAAAAAACATCGCTGATCGGAGGAACCACAGCGATCTCGGGCGGCGGAATATGGATTCCAAATAACCATGTGATGCACGCGTCAGGTTTCGAGGACCAGGAAACAGACGGAGAGATTTATCTTGCTCGGCTGACTCTCGGGGAAACCGACCCCAATCTGCTGCGCGATTTTTTGAAAGCAGGTCCTGAAATGCTGCGCTTCCTGGAGCGGCAATCAGACCTGCGCTTTTTCAGCGTCGATCGTCCCGACTACCATCCCGGGTGGCCGGGCGCACGCGCGGGGCGTTCCGTCGAACCTTTACCTTTCGAGCCGGAGATGGAGAGAACGCTGTTTCAGAAGCTGCGATATTCGCACTTGCGTCAGCCGGTTACGTCGACCGAGGGGCGAGAGGGACTGGCGCCAGAAATCATTGCGGAGCGTCGGCAACGCAACGTCCGCACGCAAGGTGCCGGATTGGCGGCCGGGCTGGTGCAGGCTTGCGCCAGGCTTGGCGTGCAGTTTCACGTCGATGCCGCCGCGACAGCCCTGTCCTTCGAAGGTGGCTGTTGTATCGGCGTGGAAACCATTGCGGGCTCGGCGTCGGCCAGAGCGGGCGTGGTCCTCTCTACCGGCGGCTTCGAATGGAATTCCGCACTTGTCTCTGCCTATCTATCAGGATTTTCAAGCGCGCCGACCACGCCGCCGGGCAATGAAGGAGACGGCCTGCGCTTTGCCCTCGAGGCCGGCGCAGCAGCCGCAAACATGACGGAAGCTTGGTGGACCGCCGCCTATCGTATTCCAGAAGACGTCCTTGATGGCAAGCCGCTGACGCGCAACATGGTCCGAGAATTGGCCTTACCTGGCTCGATCATGGTCAACCGGAAGGGCGAACGCTTCGTCAACGAGGCGAGCTCGTATAATGATCTTGGCATGGCCTTCAACGCGTTCGATCCGGGTTCGTTTTCCTATCCGAACCGACCCGCATGGCTCATTTTCGATAACGCCTTCAAGACCCGTTATGCGGTTGCGTCTATCTCCCCGGAAGAGCCGGCCCCAGATTGGATGGTCACTGCCGGATCCATCGCAGAATTGGCCCACAAGCTATGCATTTCGGCCGAAGGGCTGAGTGCAACGGTCGGCCGATTTAATGCTTACGCTCTTGAGGGACATGATCTCGATTTTCGCCGCGGTGACGACGCGCACGGACTGTATTACGGGGATTCCCGACATCTCCCGAATGCGTGCTTGGCCGCGATCGGCGTCGGACCATTTTACGCCGTGGAGATCTTACCCGGAAACAACGGAACAAAAGGCGGATTGAAGACGACTTCACTCGGCGAAGTCGTCCGCCACGATGGATCTCTAATCGGCGGGCTCTTTGCCTGCGGCAATGTTGCCGCAAGCATCTTCGGAAAAGGTTATCCGGGTCATGGTGGATCTCTCGGGCCGATCCTGACGGCCGCTTACAAGGTGGGAACGGAAATCGGCGCTAATCGGCTTCGATAGTTGGCGCTCTCCCAGCGTTTATTCTTCCAGCCCAGGAGTCGGCCTAAAGGCGTATCGAAAAGCGCCTCCTATCGCGGACCGGTTCAGACAAGAAGATTGTCCTGAGCGAGGATGGATCGATTGCAGCAAAATTGTCGCGCTGACGTGAGTCATCATTGGGCGCGGGATTCACGGACGCCGACGTTGATGCGCGGACCATTGATCGCCTTGGAAGCTCTGCCACTGGGGAACATGTATTCCAGCGAAGAACTCAGCAGCTTGCTTTCGTCCCGGGCGGACCACGCATTCGGCGTGCTTCCGCCATCCTTTTGCTGGTGGGGTCCGGTTGGGCAAAGCTGGTCACCGGTACGATACATCGGCTTTGGACACCGAACCATTTGTTCCAATGCGGAAGATTTAGATTTCGAATGTTTGCGACGCCTGTTTCTCTGGAAATAGCCGACACCGTCAGCCCCTGCCGATGCATATCCAGGATTATGATTGTCTCCCTCAGCTTGATCACCAACATTTCCTTCCGACCAGCGGAAGGAGTATCGGTGATGACGCGCCGCCGGTCTTCCGGGGCGCGCCCCGGAAGACCGGCGGACGCAGCACCTGGGGAAGATTCAAACGGCATTAATGAGGAGTATTGCTCCGGTACTGACAGGAGCTACTGAAGCGGGGTCCAAATTCAAGGCCTCCTTCGACAAACCGAAGGCAGACCCTCCCGCACCGTCATCGCTAGCCCAGCCTAACTGAAAACCATCGACATAAGCCGCCGGTTCGATAACGGCGCCTATTTCTTTTTGGAAGTTAACTTGGCCCTCGCGTATGACCCGCGCAGTGACTCCCGCACGGCTGATATGGGCTTTCTGCCCGCTGTCGGACTTTTCAATCAGGACGGCGTCAAACATCTGAGGCTCCCATTCCTGGATTTCCTTTTTTGCCTACGCAACTTTCTTGGCGTCGGATGTTGAGCTGGCGACTTGCGCATTGACCATGGCATGAACCGCCTGGGGAAGCGTCAGCATACCTATGGCCTGACCGTCGGCATCAACGACGGCGATCTCGCTTGTCCCGGCCAGCGTCATCGCTCTTGCCGCTTCCTCAAGCGTCGCGCTGGCCGGCACCGAAATCGTCAGCTCACGGGACGAGCCGTTCGGCGCGGTGGCAACAGTCTCGACTTTGATGACCCGCGCGCGGTTCACTTCCCGGACGAAGCTGGCGATGTAATCGTCGGCCGGCTTCATCACGATGTCCTGCCCGGTGCCCTGCTGCACGACTTCCCCATCCCGCAATATCGCGATGCGGTCCCCCAGCCTCAGCGCCTCGTCCAGATCATGCGTGATAAACACGATCGTCTTCTTGATCTCCTTCTGCAGGTCGAGAAGCACGGTCTGCATATCGACACGAATGAGCGGATCCAGCGCGGAGAATGCCTCGTCCATCAACAGGATCGGCGCATCGTTCGCCAGCGCACGGGCAAGACCGACGCGCTGTTGCATACCGCCAGACAACTGATTGGGATATTTGCTCTCAAAACCCTTTAGCCCGACCCGCTCGATCCACCGCATGGCGCAGTCGACCTGCCGGTTCCGTGGCGCCCCTTGTATCTCCAGGCCATAGAGGACGTTTTCGAGAACGGTGCGGTGCGGAAGGAGTGCAAACTTCTGGAACACGATTGCCGTCTGATGCCGGCGGAACTCGCGCAACTGCACGGCATCCATCTTGACCACATCCTCGTCACCGATGACGACTTCACCTGACGTCGGATCGATAAGGCGATTGATGTGGCGAATGAGCGTGGACTTTCCAGATCCCGAAAGTCCCATGATCACCTGAATGCCACCGGCAGGCATGGAGATGTTGATGTCTTTCAGACCAAGGACATGGCCATGTTTTGCGTTCAGTTCCGTCTTCGTAATACCCTGCTCAATGAGCTTTACGCAATCCGCACCATTTGGACCGAAGATTTTGTAGAGTTTTTTGATTTCGATGCCGAAGCCGCCAATTTTCTTGTTACCCATGGACCACCTCCCGGTGCTTTTGAAGGCGTGCGCCGAAGGCCTGGCTGACGCGGTCGAAGATAATCGCGATGCCGACGATGGCGAGGCCGTTGAAGATGCCGAGCGTGAAATACTGGTTGGAGATCGCCTTCAGAACCGGCTGGCCGAGTCCCTGAACACCGATCATCGAGGCGATGACCACCATGGCGAGCGCCATCATGATCGTCTGGTTGATACCAGCCATGATGGTCGGCAGCGCCAGCGGCATCTGCACGTTCTTCAGCTTCTGCCAACTCGAAGAGCCGAAGGCGTCGGCCGCCTCCAACACGTCCTTGTCGACGAGACGGATGCCGAGATTGGTGAGACGGATCATCGGCGGGATGGCGTAGATGACCACGGCGATGAGGCCCGGCACCTTGCCGATACCGAGCAGCATGACGACGGGGATGAGGTAGACAAAGCTCGGCATGGTCTGCATGACGTCGAGGATCGGGTTGATGGCATTGTGCACGCGGTCCGACCGGGACATGGCAATGCCGATGGGAATACCGACGACGATCGACAGTACGGTGCAGACGAAGATCATCGAGACCGTCTTCATCGTGTCGTCCCACATTTCGAAATAGCCGATGAGCAGGAGCGTCACGACCGTGCCGGCGACGATCTTCCAGTTGCGGCTGGCGAACCACGCGACGGCTGCGATCAAAAGCAGGATGATCGGCCAGGGCGTCTTCGTCATGAAGCGTTCCGACCAGATCAAAAAGTGCTGTAGCGGCTCGAACATTGCTTCAAGTCCGTCGCCATAGGCCCGCGTGAACCCCCGGAACCCTTCGTCGATTGCCTTCTTGAGATCGCGCAGAGACGCGTCATCCATGTGCGGAAAGCTGAACAGCCAATCCAAAATCTATCCTCCTCGATAACAGCTAGCGCATTCTGGACGCGCTGTTCGTTGCCGGCGCGATAGGGGCCAGCAACGTCTTGAATGAGATCAAAGCGCCGCCTTGATCTTCTCGGCTGCCTCAGGCGAGACCCATTCCTTCCACATGGCCTCGTTTTCTTCGAGGAAGTGCTTTGCGCCGTCGTCGCCGCTTGCCTGGTTGTCGGTCATCCAGGCCATCAGCTTGTTGACCGTGTCGTTCGACCAGGCGCGCTTGTTGAGGTAGCCCATGACGTCTGCGCCGGCACGCTCGGAGAACGCTTTGGTCACGAGCGTCTGGACCGTATCCTTCGGCCATTCATTCTTTTTCGGGTCGGGGCAATCCGCGACGGTGTTGCAGCGCTTCCACTCGGCTGCGTCGTGCGGCACGCCATAGTCGAGCTTGACCATGTCGTACTTGCCGAGAAGCGCCGTCGGAGCCCAGTAATAGCCGACCCAGCCTTCCTTGCGCTCATAAGCCTTGGCGATCGAGCCGTCGAGGCCGGCGGCCGAACCCGTATCGACGAGCGTGAAGTTTGCCGCTTCGCCGCCATAGGCCTTGTAGAACTGCGCGGTCACGACCGTACCACCCCAGCCCTGCGGGCCGTTGTGAATGGCCCCCTTCGATTTGTCTTCGGGGTCCGGGAACAGCTCCGGATGCTTGAGGACATCATCGATCGTCTTGATGTCCGGATGAGCGTCAGCAAGGTATTTCGGCATCCACCAGCCCTGCACCGCACCGTCGGTGAGGACGGTCGATGCAACGACGAGCTTTCCGTTTGCAACGCCGGCGTTCACGACATCGGGAAGAAGATCGACCCATCCTTCGGGTGCGATGTCGGGCTGCCCCTTCTCGGTCATCGACGTGATCGTGGGGACCGTATCGCCCTGTATGATTTCTGCGTTACAGCCGTAACCTTCATTCAAAATGAACCTGTCCAGACTGGCGAGCACTTCCGCGCTCTGCCAATTCATGCTGGCGATGGTGACGTCGCCGCAATCCGCAGCCTGCGCCGGATTGCCAAAGGTCAGCATCGCTGCTGCAAGGCATGTCGAGGCGAAAAGTTCTTTCATGGCACTTCCTCCCTATGCGCGATGTTGAAATTCCAAGCCCGTCGACGCCATCGCATGTCCCGGCGGGCCGCGAGCGGCTTCGGTATCCTCCTCAGAACCCGAAGCCGCTATTTCCTGCTAGCTCGGCAGATACTCCTCGCTCCAGGTTTCGCTGATTGCACCGGAGGCAATCAGCCGATCGATCTCGGCTTCGGTGTAGTTCAGGGTCCGCAGCACGGTGCGTGTGGACGCTCCGTACTTCTCGGCCGGCGCGACAGCAGTGACCTTGCCGACAGCCGGACGGATGGCGAAGGGATCGAGCTGCGTGACCGAGTGCCCGCTCGGATGATCCGGGAAGATCGAGAAGGAATAGCTGCCCCGGTCGGTGCCCGGCGTGCCGTCGGCAATGCGGGCACTGCGGCTGCGGATCGTTTCGATGTTCTCGCAGAGCGATACGCCGATATCGGCTTCCCGCAGGCGCTGCTGCCAGGTTTCCGCCGGCGCGGTCAGGAAAGCCCCTGCGAGATAGGCCTCGCGATCGGACGCGGCCATCTCAACAATCCCCCTCAGACCTTCAACCTTGTCAAAGCGCGGAAGATCGGCTTCCGAGGCGCACAAAAGAAGGTGATCGCCGCCTGCCGTTTCGTAGAGCCGCGACAGGGCATGATAACCCTTGGTGTCGCGACCGGACGGCTCGTCGAAGGGGCCGCGCCCGGCATAGTCGTAGCAGAACGGTATCTGCGCGAGGCCGGTCAGTGCCGACAGCGAGGTGCGTGGGCGACCGATGACCCCGTTTCTGGATTTTTGGTAGAGAGCGGCGGCAATGCCGAGCGCCGCGCCAAAGCCGCACATGACGTCGATGGTGCCGACATGGGCATGTTCCTCCGGCGTATCCATCGAGCCGCCGAAGCGCAGCATGATGCCGGTTGCCGATTGCACGAGGTCGTCATAGCCGAGATAGTCGGTGCGCGGGCCGGTGCGCACGCCGCCAAAGCAATCGAGCTGGCAGAAGATCGCCTTCGGATTGAGCGCCTTCAGGCTTTCGGCATCGAGCCCCATCGCCTTGACCTGGCGATCGGTCGCGTTCCAGACCACGACATCGACGGAGCGCACCAGTTCCTCGAAGACGACACGGCCATCGGGCGAACCGATGTTCAGCAGCACGGACTGTTTGCCCCGCATGTGTGACATGCCGAATATCACGGTATTCCAGCAGTCATAGAGCGGCTTGGCCGGATCAATCTTGATCACCTCCGCACCGAAGCGGGCGAGATAGGCGACCGAGTGCGGACCGGCGATCACATTGCACAGATCGAGAACTTTGACACCGTCCAGCCACCCTCCGGGCGCGTCCTTTGCGGGAACCGGCAAAGAAGGACGCGCCATGCCGCCGAGCACTACAAGCGCCTCCTTGGCGGTCCCCCAGCGCCGAGGCCGTGGCGAAAGCATGGCTTCGGCGCTCTCTTGCAGCCAGGCCATCGGCCCCGGCTGGGTCATGCGGCCCAGGATCGGATCCTCTACCTCGATCATGAGACCAGCAGCCCTGGCATGATCGTCGGCGATCCATTCCTCTAGCCAGCGCTGCGGGGCGCCCGGAAACAGCCCTTCCCCGAAGACATGTTCCCATTTGGCCGCCGTCTTGGTCAGGAAGACTTCCTTCATGCGAGCCGCAATCTTGTCAGCCCAGAATTTCGGGAGCGGATAGACGCCCAGCGAAACGTCCGATGACCATTGCGAGACCGGCAGATAGGTGTCTTCCTCCTCGCGCAGCCCCTCGGCCACCAGCTCATCGTAGATGCCCAGAGCTTGCAGGCAGCGCTTCGCATGGTTCTTGTGGCTGGGGCAGACGACGTAGAACATCCGCCCGTCGGCACACATATAGCTGCGATAGAAGGGATCGAGGAACTCCTGGAGGTCGCCATAGGACATGTCCATCGGCAGGCCTTCATTGCGCCGGCGTTCGATCTCCCGCTCGCGTTGGGTCTGGTAGCGCGGCGGATAATCGTCGATTAGGATGGAATTGTAGGAGAGGCCCTCCATGACGGCGCTTGCCAGCGGCACTTCGATATGATCGCCGTGCCCGGTGCGCTCGCGCGCCTGAAGCGCCAGCACTGTCGCGGACGCAGCAAGCATCGTGCCGTAGGCGGACGAGAGCGGCAGCGGCGAGAAAGACGGGTTGATGCCCATCAGGACGCGATTGAGACCCATATCCGTGAAGACACCGGAGGAGGCCGCGATTACCGTCTCAAAGGCCCGCCAGTCCCGGCGAAGCTCGTCGTCGGAGGCGAAGCCGGGGATCGACAGGGTGACCAGCTCCGGCCGTGCCTTGCGGAGCGCCGCAAAATCGATCCCGAGCCGGGCAAGCACGCCAGGGCGGAAATTCTCAACAACAATGTCGGCCTCGGCCACCAGCGTTTTTGCCTCACCCAACCCCTGCTCCGTTTTGAGATCGAGGGTGACGATCAGCTTGTTGCGGTTGAGGATGGCGTTGGCGGGGTTGTCCCAGAGAGGACCGCCGGGCGGATCGACATGCACGACGGTCGCGCCGAGATCGCCTAGGATCATGGCGACGGCCGGGCCAGCAATATATTGCCCGAAATCAACCACCCGAACGCCGGAAAGCGGAAGCGCGGAACGTGCGATCGATGTCATTGCTCTTATCTCCCCAAGAATTTTCTATGTGCGCGCATCAGCGACGATCCAGCCGGTCGCCTTTTCGGCGATCATCAGCGTCGGCGCATTGGTGTTGCCGCTGGTGATCTTCGGCATGATGCCCGCATCGACGACACGCAGTCCATCGATGCCGCGCACCCGGAGACGGCTGTCCACCACTGCCATCGGATCATCGTCGCGGCCCATCTTCGTCGTCCCGACCGGATGAAAAATGGTGTTGGCGATATCGCCCGCCAGCCGCGCCAGTTCGTCGTCGCTCTGGAACTGCAAGCCCGGCTTCCATTCCTCCGGCTGGTATTTGGCCAATGCCGGCTGCGATACGATCCTGCGCACTTGCCGCAGGCTCTCGGCAGCAATTTTGCGATCTTCTTCCGTACTGAGATAGTTCGGCGCAATCGCCGGGGCGTCCGACGCCCTATTCGAGCGAATGCGCACGCTTCCGACGCTGGTCGGGTTGAGATTGCAGACGCTCGCGGTGAAGGCGGGAATGTTATGCAACGGTTCGCCGAAGGCGTCGAGGCTGAGTGGTTGGACGTGATATTCCAGGTTGGCATAGGCCTGGCCATCGTCCGAACGGGTGAAAGCGCCGAGCTGCGAGGGCGACATGCTCATGGGGCCGCTGCGTTTCAGAACATATTCCAGCCCGATCATCGCCTTGCCGAATAGGCTGTTGGCGAGCGTGTTCAGCGTCTTCGCATTGCCGACCTTGAAAACCGCGCGGATCTGCAAATGGTCTTGAAGATTTTCCCCGACGCCCGGCAAGTCATGCACAACCTCGATGCCATGACGCTTTAGCAATCCGGCGGGGCCGATACCTGACAGTTGTAGGATTTGCGGCGAACCGACTGCGCCTGCGGACAGGATGACCTCCCTGCGGGCACGGACCTCTGCGCTCTGCCCCTGCCGCTGGAGCACGACTCCGGCGCAACGCTTACGGCCGGAACTGTCGGTTTCAACGATCAGCCGTTCGACATGGGTCTGCGTCCAGATTGTTAGATTCGAACGGTTCTTCGCGGGACGCAAAAAAGCCTTCGACGTGTTCCAGCGCCAGCCGGACCGCTGGTTGACCTCGAAGTAGCCGACGCCCTCGTTGTCGCCGCTGTTGAAATCGTCGGAGCGCGGGATACCGGCCTCGACGGCAGCCTCGGCGAAGGATTCCAGGATATCCCATTTGAGCCGCTGCTTCTCAATCCGCCATTCGCCGCCGTGGCCGTGCATGTCGGAGAATCGGCTATTGCCGCCAGTCTTCGGGTCCGCGCCATTGTCCATCCGGTAATGATCCTCATGCGCCTTGAAATCAGGCAGGCAATTCTGCCAGGACCAAGCGTCATCGCCGGTCTCCGCCGCCCAGCCATCGAAGTCGCGCGCCTGGCCGCGCATATAGATCATGCCGTTGATCGACGAGCAGCCACCGAGAGTCTTGCCGCGCGGATAGCGCAGCGACCGACCGTTCAGCCCGGCATCCGGCTCGGTCTTGAATAGCCAATCGGTGCGGGGATTACCGATGCAATAGAGATAGCCGACGGGGATATGGATCCAGGGATAGTCGTCCTTGCGACCGGCTTCCAGCAACAGGACACGCATCGTTGGATCGCGGCTGAGGCGATTGGCTAGCAGGCAGCCCGCGGAGCCTCCGCCGATGATGATATAGTCAAAAATGTCGTTGGCGAGATGCGATGCACGGCGGGTCATGGGCTCGCCCGCCTGCTGCGATGAAGCACCGCACAATCATAAGATTCGACGATTTGCCGTGGCACTTTAGCCTCCTCCTCACCTCTATTTTCAGGAATAGCGGAGGAGCGGCGCGGAAATCCAATGACAAATAGCACAACGCATTATAAATAGAATTAATATGATTCAGTCGATTGACCTCAGAACCTTGAAGGCATTCGCCACAGTCGCGCGCGAGGGCAACGTCACGCGCGCCGCGGAGCGATTGCACATCACCCAGCCTGCCGTTACCCTGCAATTGAAGCGCCTTGCCGCCGATACCGGGCTCACCTTGTTCCGACGGACCTCCACTGGTCTGGAGCTGACGCAGGAGGGGGCTCTCCTTGCTGCCAAGGCCGAGCAGGTCTTGGCAGCACTCACGGATTTTGGGCAGACGGCCGGGCATTTGGCAACACGCGTGCGGGGGAAACTCCGGATCGGCACCATCATCGACCCGGAGTTCACACGCTTGGGTGCGTTTCTGAAGGCGTTGATCGAAAGTGGGCCAGGCATCGAGACGACGCTGCGTCATGGCATGAGCGGCGATGTGCCCGAAGGGCTTCGGCGAAATGAACTCGATGCCGGATTCTTCCTAGGAGACCCAAGGGACTACGATCCTGCAGCCGAGCTTTCTGACGAAAGTGCCACCAAACTGTTTTATGGCAGCGAACTGGCACAACTGACCTATCGCGTCGTTGCCCCGCCGTCACTTGCAAGCTTCGTCCGTGGTGCGGATTGGGTACAGTTGGCATCACTGCCATGGATCGGCACACCGCCCGCCTCGGTGCACAACCGGCTGCTGGCGCGCCTGTTCACCGATCTTGGCCTGCGCCAGAACATCGTCTCCCAGGTTGATCAGGAAGCGTCGATGGTCGCCATGGTCCGCACGGGCGTTGGCTTGAGCCTCTGCCGCGAGTCGATCGCTCTCCACGAACAACAGGCCCACGGGCTCTTCATCGCCGATGCGGTGAAAATTTCGACGACATTGAGCTTCATATGCATGGAAGCTCGTAGGGGTGATCCCACCGTTGTGGCCGCATTTGATGCAATCAGACGTGTTTGGGGTTGAGCAGATCAAATTCGCTGAGCATTCTCGCACACGGGCTTGGAGTGAACCCATCGGACCACGGGACACGGAAAAACTGATACGCTCTGTGGGCATCATTGGGAGAAGGCTCATAAAGTCCCGAGGAGCATATCGACGGCACCTCGACACCGTTCAAGCCGCAGCAGGAGCCCTCGCCGGCCACCATCCTGCTCGATCTCGTAGACGCCAAGCACCGGTGTTTCGGTGAAGCAGGCGCCCTTACGGCTGGCCCCCGTCAGCCGCGCCGTAGACTTGTCCCGTGGCGTAGCTCGCCTGCGGGTCTGGGAGCTGTACGCAGATGATGCGAGTTCCGCGGGCTGACGGGACGACCCATCGGGGTCTCTTCGCCGTACTTCCCCAGCTTCTCCATCGTCGCTCCGCCGCTGACTTGGCGCGTCGTCGAGATCGGACCAGGCGCGGCGCCGTTAACGCGAACATCCTTCGGACCAAGCTGCCTTGCCATC includes these proteins:
- a CDS encoding ABC transporter substrate-binding protein; protein product: MKELFASTCLAAAMLTFGNPAQAADCGDVTIASMNWQSAEVLASLDRFILNEGYGCNAEIIQGDTVPTITSMTEKGQPDIAPEGWVDLLPDVVNAGVANGKLVVASTVLTDGAVQGWWMPKYLADAHPDIKTIDDVLKHPELFPDPEDKSKGAIHNGPQGWGGTVVTAQFYKAYGGEAANFTLVDTGSAAGLDGSIAKAYERKEGWVGYYWAPTALLGKYDMVKLDYGVPHDAAEWKRCNTVADCPDPKKNEWPKDTVQTLVTKAFSERAGADVMGYLNKRAWSNDTVNKLMAWMTDNQASGDDGAKHFLEENEAMWKEWVSPEAAEKIKAAL
- a CDS encoding CoA transferase, producing the protein MTSIARSALPLSGVRVVDFGQYIAGPAVAMILGDLGATVVHVDPPGGPLWDNPANAILNRNKLIVTLDLKTEQGLGEAKTLVAEADIVVENFRPGVLARLGIDFAALRKARPELVTLSIPGFASDDELRRDWRAFETVIAASSGVFTDMGLNRVLMGINPSFSPLPLSSAYGTMLAASATVLALQARERTGHGDHIEVPLASAVMEGLSYNSILIDDYPPRYQTQREREIERRRNEGLPMDMSYGDLQEFLDPFYRSYMCADGRMFYVVCPSHKNHAKRCLQALGIYDELVAEGLREEEDTYLPVSQWSSDVSLGVYPLPKFWADKIAARMKEVFLTKTAAKWEHVFGEGLFPGAPQRWLEEWIADDHARAAGLMIEVEDPILGRMTQPGPMAWLQESAEAMLSPRPRRWGTAKEALVVLGGMARPSLPVPAKDAPGGWLDGVKVLDLCNVIAGPHSVAYLARFGAEVIKIDPAKPLYDCWNTVIFGMSHMRGKQSVLLNIGSPDGRVVFEELVRSVDVVVWNATDRQVKAMGLDAESLKALNPKAIFCQLDCFGGVRTGPRTDYLGYDDLVQSATGIMLRFGGSMDTPEEHAHVGTIDVMCGFGAALGIAAALYQKSRNGVIGRPRTSLSALTGLAQIPFCYDYAGRGPFDEPSGRDTKGYHALSRLYETAGGDHLLLCASEADLPRFDKVEGLRGIVEMAASDREAYLAGAFLTAPAETWQQRLREADIGVSLCENIETIRSRSARIADGTPGTDRGSYSFSIFPDHPSGHSVTQLDPFAIRPAVGKVTAVAPAEKYGASTRTVLRTLNYTEAEIDRLIASGAISETWSEEYLPS
- a CDS encoding LysR family transcriptional regulator → MIQSIDLRTLKAFATVAREGNVTRAAERLHITQPAVTLQLKRLAADTGLTLFRRTSTGLELTQEGALLAAKAEQVLAALTDFGQTAGHLATRVRGKLRIGTIIDPEFTRLGAFLKALIESGPGIETTLRHGMSGDVPEGLRRNELDAGFFLGDPRDYDPAAELSDESATKLFYGSELAQLTYRVVAPPSLASFVRGADWVQLASLPWIGTPPASVHNRLLARLFTDLGLRQNIVSQVDQEASMVAMVRTGVGLSLCRESIALHEQQAHGLFIADAVKISTTLSFICMEARRGDPTVVAAFDAIRRVWG
- a CDS encoding GMC family oxidoreductase is translated as MTRRASHLANDIFDYIIIGGGSAGCLLANRLSRDPTMRVLLLEAGRKDDYPWIHIPVGYLYCIGNPRTDWLFKTEPDAGLNGRSLRYPRGKTLGGCSSINGMIYMRGQARDFDGWAAETGDDAWSWQNCLPDFKAHEDHYRMDNGADPKTGGNSRFSDMHGHGGEWRIEKQRLKWDILESFAEAAVEAGIPRSDDFNSGDNEGVGYFEVNQRSGWRWNTSKAFLRPAKNRSNLTIWTQTHVERLIVETDSSGRKRCAGVVLQRQGQSAEVRARREVILSAGAVGSPQILQLSGIGPAGLLKRHGIEVVHDLPGVGENLQDHLQIRAVFKVGNAKTLNTLANSLFGKAMIGLEYVLKRSGPMSMSPSQLGAFTRSDDGQAYANLEYHVQPLSLDAFGEPLHNIPAFTASVCNLNPTSVGSVRIRSNRASDAPAIAPNYLSTEEDRKIAAESLRQVRRIVSQPALAKYQPEEWKPGLQFQSDDELARLAGDIANTIFHPVGTTKMGRDDDPMAVVDSRLRVRGIDGLRVVDAGIMPKITSGNTNAPTLMIAEKATGWIVADART